In Halomarina salina, one DNA window encodes the following:
- a CDS encoding metal-dependent transcriptional regulator yields the protein MLSAVMEDYLKTIYVLEREAGDDASAERIATSAIADRLDVTAPTVTSMLDKLEDRGLVDREKYKGVRLTPEGETVAIEVLRHHRLIEAYLAEALDYEWTDVHEEADRLEHHISETFEARIAEALGDPVVDPHGDPIPGADLSRPEDAPGKRLDECAVGDRVVVQRVRHRKDEELHYLADAGVRPGAALEVVEVAPFGMVTVTGPSGEQSLPADVARLIRVSPEAEVVQE from the coding sequence ATGCTCAGTGCCGTGATGGAGGACTACCTGAAGACCATCTACGTCCTCGAACGCGAGGCGGGCGACGACGCCTCCGCCGAGCGCATCGCCACCTCCGCCATCGCGGACCGGCTCGACGTCACCGCGCCGACGGTGACCAGCATGCTCGACAAACTCGAGGACCGTGGGCTCGTCGACCGGGAGAAGTACAAGGGCGTCCGTCTCACGCCCGAGGGCGAGACGGTCGCCATCGAGGTGCTCCGCCACCACCGGCTCATCGAGGCGTACCTCGCCGAGGCGCTCGACTACGAGTGGACCGACGTCCACGAGGAGGCCGACCGGCTCGAACACCACATCAGCGAGACGTTCGAGGCGCGCATCGCCGAAGCGCTCGGCGACCCGGTCGTCGACCCGCACGGCGACCCCATCCCCGGCGCCGACCTCTCGCGCCCCGAGGACGCCCCCGGCAAGCGACTCGACGAGTGCGCCGTCGGCGACCGCGTCGTCGTCCAGCGGGTCAGACACCGCAAGGACGAGGAACTTCACTACCTCGCGGACGCGGGCGTCCGCCCCGGCGCAGCACTGGAGGTCGTCGAGGTGGCCCCGTTCGGGATGGTCACCGTCACCGGACCGAGCGGCGAGCAGAGCCTCCCCGCGGACGTCGCTCGGCTCATCCGCGTCTCGCCCGAGGCCGAGGTCGTCCAGGAGTAG